A genome region from Amblyraja radiata isolate CabotCenter1 chromosome 2, sAmbRad1.1.pri, whole genome shotgun sequence includes the following:
- the LOC116984120 gene encoding protein rapunzel-like, whose protein sequence is MKEARATMGLFQDRAVFATTAGVLKEIFQVGGIILKLVLGKRESEELIYMKEQFQAVRNQLDVISDQIRQVLWEIERSTINNQYFPIEENLKNQFRKYMDILRSAPEFRDKERDEFLAHFDVTKGDQNLHTLFDAVMGFPAVFGKPIQETAMSYDQRNRRLMESTCGRLKELFCIGLIALQGHAAVTGNDVEALKEEWNQKWHK, encoded by the coding sequence ATGAAGGAGGCAAGGGCAACGATGGGGCTGTTCCAGGATAGAGCCGTGTTCGCCACCACGGCCGGTGTGTTGAAAGAAATCTTCCAGGTGGGCGGCATCATTCTGAAGCTGGTGCTGGGAAAACGGGAGAGCGAGGAGCTGATCTATATGAAGGAGCAGTTCCAGGCCGTCAGGAACCAACTGGATGTGATTTCTGATCAGATCCGGCAGGTGTTGTGGGAGATCGAGAGGAGCACGATCAACAACCAGTACTTCCCCATCGAGGAGAACCTCAAGAACCAGTTCCGCAAATACATGGACATCCTGAGATCAGCGCCCGAATTCCGCGACAAGGAGCGAGACGAGTTCCTCGCCCACTTCGACGTGACCAAAGGCGACCAGAACCTGCACACGCTCTTCGACGCGGTCATGGGCTTCCCCGCCGTCTTTGGGAAGCCCATCCAGGAGACAGCCATGAGCTACGACCAAAGGAACCGGCGCCTGATGGAAAGCACGTGTGGCCGGCTGAAGGAGCTCTTCTGCATCGGTCTGATCGCTCTCCAGGGCCACGCCGCCGTCACCGGCAACGACGTGGAGGCGTTGAAGGAAGAGTGGAACCAGAAATGGCACAAGTAG